One Citrus sinensis cultivar Valencia sweet orange chromosome 5, DVS_A1.0, whole genome shotgun sequence genomic window, GCATAGAGGAACTCAATGCCCTATTAATGCCATCACATGTTCAAACTCCATTAGATTTgattgctttctttttttccttttcctaaTTATTTCATTGTAACATGAAATGCTTTACCGGTTTATGAATTACCGCACAGAACAAAGTCACGAATTGATTATGACGACAAGCGGAGTAAACAAAGAGAAATGCagtgttaataataataataatatatatatataaagaaaaaaaaaaaaagaagacttTGGATTCAATTTTAGGAAAAGCGAGCAGCAGTGAGTGGCGCACAAGTTACGTCTTATTACCCCGTCGTGGCAACCGGCAAGCACGGCACAGGGGCTTCAGCTATCAGCTGCTGGACCATTTGTTTAAGAATTGCAGCGTTTTGGCTTTCCTTATTGTTGAAGCAACTTTTTCCCAATTCATGGGGATTCCCCACTTCTATTGTTATATATTATTCCAAAGTTTGGAGCTATTACTATAATGTGAGAGATTGTTATGTAACATATATGATTATGTGCCAGTTGTCGgatgaaaatttaatgattgtggaaatataagataataaaataatattattttcataattatgaCTGCTATATAATCACATATGTTACATAATTATGtaacataaacaaaaatcCTATGATGTGTCAGCTGTACTTTacatccattttttttagtaatttatttttttaattaataataatttttcctgttatatataattaattgttacaATTACTTTTTGCAGTTTGTGTAAGACAATAATGTAGGTACTATTAACGAAACTACGTTACAGATGCGAAAAATCTGTTACGGATGCACGGACCACCTGACCAGATAGGTGCGACGTTATTCATTTTACATTAACACAAACATTTTCTTGTGGCATTTCTTCGGATAGCTCACGACTTCAAAATGCATCCATCCAATGCCGAATTTGCGCCGTAAATCACAAAGGCTGCCTAGTCTGCTATATTTTCTCAAcacgctctctctctctctctctctctctctctttcaattAAAACACGGTGTCGTGTTAAATGTCCATAATGAGATCGATGCTGCCATTGCCACACTCCTTTAGCTCAAAGAATTACTTTCCTACAATAAATGATTCCCACAATGACATTAATGAAAATCTTTAGCACCACGatgttgtttttaaatttgaaaatatgtatgtatgtgtaaTTGTATGTCTTGAACGGATTTAGACAACTCAACTAAATTATAACGTATATAAcatttatgttttaatatcaattatcACTCAACAGCCCATTGGAAAGTCTTTTAGCACTGCTAAATTATGAAGAGAAGGCTGACTACACTTGACTTACAACCAAACACGGCACATTGGACATCACAATCCATGTGCTTTCAcaattgatttataaatttcgAAGCTGGACAGCTGGTAACGAAAGTTACTCTGTTCTTTTAGTGTGCCAACCTTTACTTATTACTTATTagccaaatttatttttttaaggaagACTCAAAGGAATCACTTACTTAAACTATGGAAAAAGTCTTGAGTAGTTTATCGGGTTGATAAATTGATCCATAAAGAATAAATGGTGAAAACTACAtttacaagagaaaaaaaaaatttattttgtattggATTAATCTTTCGAAAAAGTATAGTAGAGTATGACATCATAGACaccactaaaaaaaaaaagtgaaaagatTCCATGAACAATAAGTAGAAAGTTGATCTTAAATAGCAAAATGACCAACTTAACATCATTCAACCAAATAATCTTggaatttattcaaaattatgtCGGTATCAAGTTGAAAATTAGGCCAGTCTTGGACTGGTAAATGAAGCTTGGATTGCTGCCTTTTGGTCAACCAAAGCTGTGGGTGTAATCCATAACCAGTGGAATCTCGCACTTGGGTCACAATCAGGAAGGCAAAATCAGCCCCCCACTGATGAGTAATatgaatttacaaatttcatCTAGTGAACTTAATAATTCACCAATAATGCAGATCATGGGATGGTTGATCATGATTTGATTCATCAGAACGAATTTATCAGAACTAATGATACTTTAGAGTTTTCATATACAAGTTCGataaatttcatcaaaccAGTTATCTGCACAAAATACCTTTTAACTTTTGTATACTAACAACCTATAATTCCtgtaaattttgtattaacaTCATAGAAGTCTAAGCTCATGACTCAAAACCTATTAAGTTACATGAACTTCTACAGATGACATTTGATCACAAACAAAACAGTTAAGCTACTCTTAAACTACCAATCGAAAAAGAATGCTTCAAATCTCACAATCGAAATTTATCCCACTACATTGCACACAATAAGGAAGAAGATTATAGTGTGCCTTTTTTGGTAACATCTCATAAGATTATATCACCTATTTCATATGttatataatgttaaaaaaaaagtttcagaCAGAGAGCGGGAGAAGAGAACAAAATAGTAGCataattgaaagaaataatcagCAAGATTTAAACCGGTTCAACAACAAATCATTGGTCAAAAAGGTCATTCATTATTCATCTTTCAATGGGGATCATTGTACAGAACTATCCATTTTCTTTCTACTACACATGTAGGGAATTACGATCGATACAATATGCTTTTGAAGTTATATTGCCTATCACCATCAAAACCAAAGCCCAAAAGTTTCggtacattaaaatttcagattacCAATTTGGTGGCTGATGATTTGGCATCCTCCTTCACAGCTTCTCCTGCTATAACacaaaaatgaaagtaattacAGAGTGTTAGCCCAGATGATCAAAAGCTACCTCACTAAGTATCAGTGCCATGTCAGCAGCTGATGTGGACGGCCAGTCAACAAGTTGTTTAAGAGTTTGTTAATTCAGCAAGTTAGTTTTGATATAATATTCTACTAAGCTCACGTGTATAAATAGAAAGTGAAGTGGTAACTGTAATTCATAAATGATCCACGCACATAAATGTCTTCACATCATTTTGTTCGATTTCAAATGCCACTGATTCAAATGAGCATCACTACATTACATAATACCCAAAAATTGGCATAAAGCttttaagaaacaaaaagtcacctgtgaatattttttcatgCTACAAGAGTTTAGAGTGAAATAAGGTGCTCATAAAAATCCAATAATTTAGAAgaataatatttgtaaataactcattatagaatattattatttatttatttaaataaaataattaaaaatgaaacgagtgaaaaaaaaaagtaccaGCATGAGGCGTGGGCGTAGGGACATCGCCGTAAATTGCTTTAAGTCTAGCCAGCGGAACCAAAGCAGATTCAGTGGTTGCTTCGGCGTAGAGTTGTTGTTTCCAATCCCACATTCTCTTTTTCAAGTCTTTGTTTGCTTTGACGATCGATTCCTTCTCCGATTCCAACCCTTCGATGTCGTTTTGTTGCTTCACCGATCTCAATGTCAAGGCCGCGAATGAAGCAATTAAGCACGTGTTTACCACTGTGTTGCTGTTTATTGCCTTGATTGCTAAGTTCGTTAGCTTGTTTGCCAAATCCATTGCTGCAAAATGGTTTTGAGGGTTTGGAGTTTAGGCTTCGAAGAAGACGATGTTTTTACACGTGCATTAACGTTGCGCAACCGCAAGATGGGAAGAAAATTGGGTTGGGCTTTGGACGTTATGCACCCCCAACCTATTTAACAAATAGCCCCGTccattgaatattttttaaaatgtataataaattaataataacaacaataacgACGATAATGTAGTTCATCTTTGAAATGATGTAATATTCATATAGTTAAAATAACAAACCCATACTCGCCCTTTGGCTTATTGGCAGGGCTGCTTCCTCAAAGTTCCTTCTTTAATTatggaaaataattaagtaattggCAGGGCTGCTTCCTCAAAGTTCCTTCTTTAATTatggaaaataattaagtaaagacaatcttttttttttgaaatgtaaGTAGAGTACATGTTATTCGATTATTAGAGAGagctaaaataatataaatagagtAGATGTCTCTCGAATATTAAAGAATGTTAAAATCTAAACAGCAttatataagatttaaatataaaattagtctcaataattatttggttataaatatatcagtattagtctcatgtaatatgagttgtaatatgagcaatagtctcatataattcaaaaaaataaaaacattaaccCAATAAGTATTATATGGCACtcgtttataaatatttttagaaataatgtACTATCCATTTGTTGGATGATAAGGTGTactcaataataaatttataagttatcAAACTATCTATTTGATGAATGAATGAAACTTATAAtactaacaaaaaaatattggatACCACTTaatattacttttataattaattttttttaaccatgcACCTCAACCTAGGGCTTGTCAAAATCGGATTTGGATTGGATTTTAATCAATCCGATTAAATTTTCAGATTGGTTGGGTTGGGCATAAATCCATTTGATCTTGTAATTTGATCCAAATATATATGAATCAAATCGGATCGGGTTACAAGTTCGAGTTGAATTTAGCTCGAATCAAATTCGAATTAAAAACGATTTGTAttggaaaatgataaatttatccccgttattggaaaaaaattaatatattatagttTTCTTTGCCATTGGCTTTCTTTATCATTAGTTGttgaacattaaaattttacaatttatataCGATAATAATCACAATATGAAGAAAtaccatcaaaattttaaaacacaaGGCTTGAGTTGCCAGGTTGGAGAATTTGGGTTGCAGTGGACTTTGGAGGCGAAGAACTTGGTGATGGATAGCATCAGATCTAATGGCTACATCTGAAAATGATTGGCGATGGCTGCGTTGAGTATGTGCGTCAGCATCAATTTGTTTTGTGACTGAAACTTGATTGTGTGAGAAACCCAATTTGTGAAGATTGAAGAGAGAAGactagaaaaaaaagaaagtgaggTTGTAAAGATTTAAGAGTGAAGACCGAAGAAGAACTGAAGATGAGACTGAGAGCACGTGACTGTAAAGTGTGAGTTAAAGCTATCTTGTGcgattgtgtgtgtgtgtgtgaatgtGAATGAGGGTGTGTGTGTCGGAGCgcgtgtgtatgtgtgtgtgttagagagagagagagagtgtgtgtgtgtgtgcgtgtttCACCCCAtgtgtgtattttttattttgttttcctatttctgtatttttttaatagccAAATCCGATTGGATTTTTGGATCGGATCCAATTTCACCCGATCCGATGACAATCCGATCGAGTTGGTTAAATTAAATCTGATTAGGTTAAGTTAATAATACGATTCGATCCGAACTCAATATTTTTCAGATTAGATCGGATCAGATTATTTGTCCAGCCCTACCTCAACCCATCATAATCGAAGTTAAAAAAACGTCCTTTATTCGGAAGTTAGGCATAACTTCTTGAGCTATTATTTGAGGACAAGAGCAAAAGGTATAATTCATGTGATgaatccaaataatttttattataatcaccatctgataaagaaaaaaattgatgagaaaGTCTGAAGTGACATCACCCACATATGCATACGACATGATATCAATTTCTTAAGTAATTTGTTATTCAATTGAATGATTCACTAGTAAGTTTTACAAgatcaactaaaaaaaaaatttgtatcaaatttataaatttagggAACTCTCATAAACTAAATTATTGTGATATATACCTATTTAACGGGTACTAGCATCGAACGGTCCATATTTCGAATTAAGCTCATCATTGTCCATCGCAACAGTCAATTACACACCGAAGCAGTGGCGtgaacaaattttaattttcagaaaaGCCCGGGCTCCCAAAAAttgaatattcaaataatgCCAGTAATTATCCTTACCGTTAGATCTCCATCAGAACCATCACCGCCAAATATAAAGCAAAAAATCGCGCGTCATAAACACGCGCACTTCATTGCCCCCCACCCCCTTCAGTCCTCACACACATTCCTTGCGAGCAAATGTACAGAGAATACCAAACGATCCCAAAACCCTCACTCACAGACGAGTGAATGCTAAATGCCTAAATCACTAACTGGAATCTAAggtttcttttcctttttccccaTTTTTATTATGGCCGAGTCACCGCTGCAACTCGTCTCCGAAATGGGCGACAAACTCGCCAAACTCTCTTTCACTCGTTTCAATAAAGGCCTGTTCCTCGATTCCCTCAAAGTAAACCGTTATTCGTCTACTCGCGGCTTAGTTTCCTTCTTTCCCTGTGTATTCTATACTTGTATTGTGCGAGTGTGAAGGCGAGTGTTCTGCATCATGCATTTTGTAAAGTTGTTTCCGAAGGACTGTTTTGTATTATGAGAACGGGAACTTGAATTTTGTATGTCAAGATTTGAGAAAGACAGTTTTAGTTATGTCAGCGCGTCTAGAACTACttcttatttcatttcttaagtactgaaaaactttttaagccgtttgtttttctaatttgaatatGTTTTTGAAATGAATTCAGCGTTTTCTAAATCTTGTTTTCAATTATAGTTTGGACTGCATTTTCTATCTTATGTTAAATTGGTTAAATAGGAGTTTCAGATATGGCATATAGTTGTCTtacaattttgtttgattgttaTGTCAAGCATGTATGggatgtgtgtgtgtgtgtgtttgtttatttatttatttattttttactttataaatcGTTATTAGGGATGTGCTTTCTTTGATGAGAAGATGATTAACAGTtgttactaaaaaaattgcaatatgatttttttttttaatttacgtGATGTTTTCTTTGCAGCAAGTCGAAAATGCTTTGTCAAAAATTGAACAGCCTCTGTCACCTGAAACTTCCAAAAAGGCAGAAGCTCTCAAGAAGTTAGAAGCTGCAACGAAGCCTCTGAGGAAATCTATAATTAAGCATGGACTGCTTCATCAAAATGATAAGGATATTAGGCTCTCTGTGGCTACTTGTGTCAGTGAACTCTTTCGGATCCTGGCTCCTGAACCGCCCTTTGAAGACAACTATCTTAGGGTACAATTTTTTGAATGTGAATCTGTTGTGAGTCTTTGCTTCTATTTTTGTGCTCTAGTTAcatttatattctttgtaatttatgtaaattctttcattttcaggGAGTTTTTGAACTTATTATCAGTTTGTTTAAAGAGCTTGGCAATACCGGGTGCCCTTTCTTTTCCAAGAGGGTTAAAATACTGGAGATCGTTGCTCGCTCTAAATGTTTTGTGATAATGCTGGACATTGACTGCAATGATTTAGTTCTCcaaatgtttaataattttttctctgttGTGAGGTCaattcttctctctctttactTCTAGTAGAAAACTTGCCGTCTTATTAAACAACTATTTTCATGCTCATTGTATCAATCAACAATTGGTTTCCACCTTTCTTTAACTTGATATCTTTCATGAAATATACTGCAAAGCTATATGTGTGCTTGCTTGACTGTATTCTAGTAAAACAGATGATGCCTTTGCAATCAAATTGAAACATTTTAGATAAACCTAttaaatattagaatgatGGGCTTCTTGCCCCTCACCCACTCCATCAAACAAGggtaaattgttttatttatttttggacaAAGTGAATAACTTTTATTGGATTGAATAgtaatattcttaaaaatatgACATTTTGGCTTCACTTGGCTATGCGTTCTTGAGTTACCTAAAGTTGGTTGATTTCACCCACTTTTATGTCATCAGAGATAAACCTGCTACATGTAAATTCTTACAGAAATCCATTTCCCTACAATTTGATGCCTACAACTTGCTTAGCAACTCCTGATTTTTCAGTAAGATAATTGTCTCTGATGATTGCTGAGAGCCTTCACTGGAATTGTTAAAATATTCCAGCTTGAAGCTTTTGTTGGAATAATCATTTGTTATTCACTTAGTTTAGTCTCTTGAGTTTAGCTTTGGTGTTCTTTTAACATTggtcttttctctctctcttttttctttcaatgcAATTCGTgtaatttgttttcaaataaCTTTATTAGTTTCATTTGTTATATGTCCTATTGATAATGATAGTGACTGCCTTGCATTTCAGGCTCTGCAGTGAACCTCATTTATCAAGTTTGATTAATCACATGTTGTCTATAATGACTCATATTATAAATGAGGAAACTTCTCTCCCACTTTTGGAAGTAGTTTTGTCGAATCTGGTTAAGCAAGAAAAGGTAAGAGTCTGGTGGAAATTGTTTCCATGGTTGTACTTTTATGCAGTTAAGTATAATGATCAAAACTTTCAAAAGTCCAATGATGTTCTGCACTATAGTGCAAGGGAAAATGAGCTTTCTTTTGAcccatttttctttagttGTTGCACTTTAGTCTgagatttcttttattttgagcTTTCTAGCATGGTGATTTCTTTGTTATTGAGTGTATTTAATTCGTGACTTTCAAGGAAAAatgcatttgtttttttgttggtCTGGCAGTATGATTTTTTTGCTCTTTCATCTATTACAGGATTCACCATATGCTGCTCCTCAGCTTGCTGTTTCTGTCATCCGTAATTGTGCAGAAAAGCTTGAGCCCTTTGTTTGTGGGTTCTTAACATCATGTTTCTTGGATAGAGATGCTGTAGAGGGTGATCTCAAAGAATTTTAccatgaaattatttttaaaatttttcaatgttCTCCTCAGATGCTTCTTGCTGTCATCCCAAACTTGATCCAAGAGTTACTGGTATCACTTCCCtctttatgttttctttctttggtgCTGTCTCATTAGTTAATGTGGAATAGACATAGTGACTTTCTTGTTACTACCTTTATAGTGCTCTTCTTTTCTTATAATTGGAAACACATGCTCGTTTgtatttattaacataaattgaattttatatgtaGGTTGATCAGGTTGATGTCCGAATAAAAGCTGTTAACTTAATTGGAAAAATCTGTGCACAACCAGATAACTGTCTTGCAGATAGATATCCTGAACTTTTTGTAGAGTTTCTGAAAAGGTTCTCTGACAAATCTGCTGAAGTTAGATTAAATGCTCTTCGTTGTGCTAAAGCATGCTACTTAGGAGGTCCATTTAGGAAAGAATCTCGTGAAATTCTCGGTAAGCTATTTACAACTCTTCTTGATTCTTAGTACATCATTTTCCCTGATTCCAAAGTTTTGATTATCTAATTTACAGATATCTTATGTTTATGATTTGTCAATGAGCAGCTGCCCTTGAAAGTCGACTGTTAGACTTTGATGATAGAGTGAGAACAGAAGCAGTCATTGTTGCCTGTGATCTTGCCAGGTCTCACCTGAAATTTGTTCCAGAGAAACTAATATCTGAAGCTACTGAAAGACTTCGGGATAAGAAGGTAATTTTACTCTAGAAAGTTTGGTTTACTGAAAGAGGATTAGGATTTCTGATACTCAATTATGGTTTCCTTCTATGAAGATATCTATTAGAAAGAAGGCCTTGTTAAAGTTGTTGGAAGTATATCGTGAATATTGTAAAAAGTGTTGCGAAGGCCAGATGACAGTATGCGATCATTTTGAGCAGATTCCTTGTAAAATCTTGATGCTTTGCTATGATAAAGATTATAAGGAGTTCAGGTTTGCTCATCTGCACCTAAGGCTTATCATATCATTATCTGTTTTTATTATgtgaaaaaaatcttttattcaaatattcatATGCAGTACATTTGTATGGATTTTTTTTGCGGActtgttcttcttttttcaCCCCCTCTATCTCTTCGTTTTTAATATAAGTTTCAATGTTCCTATCCCAAAATAAATCCAGGCCCCAAAACATTGAGCGAATTCTTGTGGAGGATTTGTTTCCTGTTCTTGAAGTTGAGGAGAGTACAAGACATTGGGTgcatttgttttctcttttcacCCCTCTTCATTTGAAGGCACTGAACTGTGTTTTATCTCAGAAAAAAAGGTATCGTTACTGAATTAGTGCTGTAATTTGGctgaaataatattttcttaccaattataattgttttcaGGTTTCGTTCAGAAATACGATATTATTTATCCGTACGAAAGAAAGAGAAGGTATGGTgcattgttttaaaaattaaataatactcTATGTGCATGTTGCTTACTGTCATTGCCTTCTAGTCCTTGCACTTTTAAGGGTGTTGCACTTTCAATTCTGTTTATAAAAGCGTTTCTGAATAGTAACCTTAACCAGATATCTTGGATTGTTCTCATGAGAAAACATTGGAGGTGATCAATATCACCTTGAAGATTTGGCTTCATTTATGTACccacaaaaattttctttcttcaggggaaaaaaaaaaaaaaaaaaagaagaagaagaagaaaaatggggTTTTCAGGATGTTATTCTTATCATTTGCAATTTTTCCAGATAATACAGTTAAACAGTAAAGACTTGATATGTAAATACTTATTATGTGATCTGGTGATGTTTTTTAGCATGTTACAGGCTTGtatcttgtattttgattAATGAAGCATGATAAACATGTATTGCAGGGGAGTTGTCATGAAGAAACACatgaacaaatgaaaaattcatttgtGAAAATGTCAGCTTCATTTCCTGATCCTTCTAAGGCAGAAGGGTGCTTTCAGAGATTGAACGAGATGaaagataatacaattttCAATTCGCTGGAGGAATTATTGGACAACATGACAATAAAAAATGCTGAGATTTTGAGAGTGCGTCTTCTACTTGTTCCCTGTTTTACCTTAATCAAAAGAAATCGTGTACCAATTGCATGCTTGTGTAGATACTGTTTAATTCTCTATAGAGTATATATCCAGTACCTATGCTGAAAAGTTTACATGCTTTAGATGCTGTTCCTATTGGAAATACTTGTGATTACATACTATTAGCTAAGTTACATATGAAACAAGAATATCTTATTGGACTTGTTTTTGgttcttttcattaattatcaGGCCTAATTTGGTAATTGACCCaaagaaattttcttctgTAAATATTGAATGTGAATTAAGATTGTCTGGTATTTGCTATAGTGATTGGAAATTGgaacaatttttcaatttacacTGAGggaaacaagtattgcttgttCTTTTGCTTTGCTATGCCGAAAAGAAATACATGGTAGGCAGGAGAGAACCAGGGTATCTCATGCCTATATGATAACGATAGGATCTACAAGAATAATTGGACTGTGTTGCAGTATGAAAAGCCACGAAGTGCAGAATGTATTTCATGTGTTATCTAAAGATAATGAAATCAGTTTTTAATGggcttttattttctcactTGTAAACAGGTTGTTGCAGTACTGGAACttggaaaaatcattttgtctGTGTAAAGTTTCGATGTTGGGCCTTAATTTTGATACTTTTTATGGTTGTCAAGAGCTACtgaaattagttaaaaaaatgttttaatgtCAATGAGAAGCCTgagattgattttaattagttcaaTCTTAGACATTATCTAATTGGTTCAGAGTGATGAAAGATTGGATTATTTTGCACCAAGCGATTCTCTACATACTTTTAAAGCCATTTCTTCTATGTCCTTGTCATTTATTGTTTGCAATGTTGTTAGAAGTTGTTTCATTTTGATAGGGTCAGCTTTTTCAACAGTCTTGATTATTCTAAGTATAGTCTAAATCAAGGTTAgccttttttctttggatGACTATTCGTGATATGTTAGCCTTCTTTGGTTTTCCATTTcactaaaatttcattattcttctttttcaggATAAATTTCTGAAATTGATAGGAAATAAGCATCCAGAATTTGAATTTCTGCAGTTGCTCACCTCAAAATGCCTGTATATATTTGATTCAGAGCTTGTCTGCTGTATTGTCAATGGGCTTTCCAGCAATAGATATGCAGATAAGCATCTTGAGGATTCTTCTATTAACCTTCTTCTGGTAAGAGTAATGCTCAGAAGATTTTACTGGTGTTTTTCATTTCCATTGTCTAAAATAGCATCAAAGTTTCTCAATCTAGTTTTCTAACTTCAGATCTACAGTGAGGAAAAATATCAAGTCAGAAACCAACCAAATTAGTCAAAACTCATCTGCATTTTATGCTCTCTCACTTATTGTTGGAAACAAAAgtgaaaaactttttaaataagtttgAGTTCAGATATAGATTTTAAACCATTGTATGCTTGTTGGTGCTGCAAGATgctaaagaaaaacttaaaatgtgGGACGAGTTGTGCACAAAATGATCCCGCCAGATTGGGGAAAAGGGCTGTTCTTATTGATTTGCACATGAGGCATGTTTCCTTCACCTTATTTGTATCCTACTATCCAAGCTTAAGTCTCAGATCTCAACTCTCTGAGCCTGTATTTGTGTAAGAGTGCTGGCCAGAGCATAAaccttttgattttctttgtttggtaTGTCCAAcactttttattgaatttcggCATTGACTCAACTGTGCCATGCCCAGCTCAGCTGAGGTAGTTTGTCAAATGAGGGGATTATATTAAAGACCTTTGGCATgtgaataagaaaaaaaaaagatttttcataaagaaaaaaattatcttaatcgTTTACTTAAGTTGAGGCTGCAGTAATTTCACATAACATGCTTCTCATGGAGTCAGCCTTTGATGTTGTAATAACAATgacatttcaattaattttgaacGTACCCTGCATGAAAATAAACTTGTTCAGTTAGATATTGTATGTTTGGTTTGCTAACTATTGCTGCATTTCACCTGTGTAGGCCATTATCAGCATTTTTCCTTCATTACTGAGAGGTTCAGAAGTGCAATTTCAAAAGTTGTTAGAGAGGAATGGCCTGATTAATGATAAGCTGATTGAAGTTTTGGCAAAAGCTGGTCCTCATATTTCAATCAAATATAGGTAACCTCTCAGTCCTCTGTTCATTGATTGTGGACGCTGAAGAACAGTTTTTCATTGGAATGGTGTGCATTGTTATGTACACTATGAACTTAGTTGGGTAGGCATTTccaacttttttgttttttttatttttggtttgacacaaggattgaaaaattatggttAATCTCTCTGGACCACATAAATTGGTTATCGGATCGCTTGCTCACCTTTGGAAGAACATTTAGTTAGAGATATTGTTTCTTGTCTTTTGAAAGGTTCATTTATTGAAATAAGGGTTGACTGTATTGTACCTTTTCTCTGTTGAATTTTTTCATCCACCAAATTTATGGTGAATATGCATGGGAGGTATTGTATGAATACATACAGGAGGAACTGTATCACCAAATTTACCTTCTCCCATCCTTCAACACCATCCTTGGTGAATGCGGAACTTTGATCTTAGCTGCTTGGTATGAAACAAAGAGATTTTAATGGATAAGGTAACTGTGCTTTAGAGGGGAGATGCATCAATAGTAACTATAACAGTAAGCCCTTCTTAAGGGAATcatgtagatttttttaatcttgaaGGTACaggaaaaattttgaactgCTACGGTCAtggtttaattttgtttatttcaggCTTCTTGAAACCTTT contains:
- the LOC102627343 gene encoding uncharacterized protein LOC102627343 isoform X2 produces the protein MDLANKLTNLAIKAINSNTVVNTCLIASFAALTLRSVKQQNDIEGLESEKESIVKANKDLKKRMWDWKQQLYAEATTESALVPLARLKAIYGDVPTPTPHAGEAVKEDAKSSATKLVI
- the LOC102627343 gene encoding uncharacterized protein LOC102627343 isoform X1: MDLANKLTNLAIKAINSNTVVNTCLIASFAALTLRSVKQQNDIEGLESEKESIVKANKDLKKRMWDWKQQLYAEATTESALVPLARLKAIYGDVPTPTPHAAGEAVKEDAKSSATKLVI